The Podospora pseudocomata strain CBS 415.72m chromosome 1 map unlocalized CBS415.72m_1, whole genome shotgun sequence genome has a segment encoding these proteins:
- the prp10 gene encoding U2 snRNP component prp10 (BUSCO:EOG092608T8; COG:A; EggNog:ENOG503NVKB), translated as RSAAKILARLALGLRLRLPPKFQQGKVLAPSTIQSHPHVHVHVHVLTHVQRPSNNDHHRDTPSHRPKNERAIHYRSRRHLLPHFNNNLPEWDEHSAVWAAVPCRTRNLIRFASSRPSETRLPLRKKASLNEAWDTDLYDRSANGADKFAGYHTSLPAQDGDDDEDMADADSSRRLVGQYTATRAQIDEFARGNGVEEDDILAGRGEKSNRITDRETDYQKRRFDRVLTPTRADPFAANRQAAAAEDGMSYREIMESREIEREEERVRRAIEQKMKDGPTEEHKPTLQIEEAGNKENGDAGSTEAAAAGRKRKKRWDVATTDAEAAPAAAEPKKRSRWDQAPSVPVLGADGTVVEAKKKSRWDQAPSATPVGNIGLATPMHPTQTAVLPPTAFGPDAGRYMPLSDEELDAMLPGPDEGYKILEPPPGYAPTRAPTHKLAVPPTPQTGFMMQDPESTRLSGQAVPREIPGVGDLQFFKPEDMAYFGKLTDGSNEDDLTVEELKERKIMRLLLKVKNGTPPMRKTALRQLTDNARNFGAGPLFNQILPLLMEKTLEDQERHLLVKVIDRILYKLDDLVRPYVHKILVVIEPLLIDQDYYARVEGREIISNLSKAAGLATMISVMRPDIDHVDEYVRNTTARAFAVVASALGIPALLPFLGAVCRSKKSWQARHTGVKIVQQIPILMGCAVLPHLKQLVDCIGPNLNDEQTKVRTVTSLAIAALAEASNPYGIESFDDILNPLWTGARKQRGKGLAGFLKAVGYIIPLMDEDYANYYTSQIMEILLREFASPDEEMKKVVLKVISQCAATDGVTAGYLKEHVLDDFFKSFWVRRMALDKRNYRQVVETTVDIGQKVGVSEILERIVVNLKDESEAYRKMTVETVEKIVASLGAADIGERLEERLVDGILHAFQEQSVEDIIMLNGFGSVVNALGTRCKPYLPQIVSTILWRLNNKSATVRQQAADLVSRIAMVMKQCGEDALMGKLGVVLYEYLGEEYPEVLGSILGALRSIVTVVGISQMQPPIKDLLPRLTPILRNRHEKVQENTIDLVGRIADRGPESVNAREWMRICFELLDMLKAHKKGIRRAANNTFGFIAKAIGPQDVLATLLNNLRVQERQSRVNTAVAIGIVAETCAPFTVLPALMNEYRVPELNVQNGVLKSLSFLFEYIGEMAKDYVYAVAPLLEDALIDRDQVHRQTAASVVKHIALGVVGLGCEDAMVHLLNLLYPNLFETSPHVIDRIVEAIEAVRMAVGPGLVLNYVWAGLFHPARKVRTPYWRLYNDAYVQAADAMVPYYPNLAEEGVDRGELAIVL; from the exons CGATCTGCTGCCAAGATCTTAGCGCGGCTCGCTCTTGGCCTGCGGCTGCGGTTGCCGCCAAAATTTCAACAAGGCAAAGTGCTTGCTCCATCCACGATCCAGTCTCACCCGCACGTCCACGTCCACGTCCACGTCCTGACCCACGTTCAACGTCCATCCAACAACGACCACCATCGCGATACTCCCTCCCATCGCCCCAAGAACGAACGAGCCATCCACTACCGATCGCGTCGTCACTTACTTCCtcacttcaacaacaacctacCCGAATGGGATGAGCACAGTGCCGTGTGGGCAGCAGTACCATGTCGGACGCGGAATTTGATCAGATTCGCAAGCTCCAGGCCGAGCGAAACGCGGCTGCCGCTGCGAAAAAAG GCCAGCCTTAATGAGGCCTGGGATACCGACCTCTACGATCGAAGTGCCAACGGCGCCGACAAGTTTGCAGGCTatcacacctccctccccgctcaagatggcgacgacgatgaggacatGGCCGACGCCGATAGCTCGCGCCGCCTCGTCGGACAGTACACTGCTACCCGTGCCCAGATAGATGAGTTTGCGCGTGGAAATggagtggaagaagacgacattCTTGCCGGTCGTGGCGAGAAGAGCAACCGCATCACAGATCGCGAAACCGATTACCAGAAGCGTCGATTTGATCGCGTTCTGACCCCTACCCGCGCCGACCCCTTCGCCGCCAATCGCcaggctgccgctgctgaggATGGAATGAGCTATCGCGAGATTATGGAGAGTCGCGAGATTGAGCGTGAGGAGGAGCGCGTGCGCCGAGCTATCGAAcagaagatgaaggacgGCCCCACTGAAGAACATAAGCCTACACTCCAGATTGAGGAGGCCGGAAACAAGGAGAACGGTGATGCCGGTTCGACCGAGGCAGCAGCCGCTGGCCGCAAGCGCAAAAAGAGATGGGATGTTGCTACTACAGACGCCGAGGCTGCCCCAGCAGCCGCAGAGCCCAAGAAGCGCTCGCGCTGGGATCAGGCACCTTCTGTGCCCGTTCTTGGCGCTGATGGAACTGTAGTagaagcaaagaagaagTCAAGATGGGATCAAGCGCCGTCTGCCACCCCCGTTGGAAACATTGGTCTCGCCACTCCGATGCACCCTACACAAACTGCTGTTCTGCCCCCCACTGCGTTCGGCCCCGATGCCGGCCGGTACATGCCCCTCAGCGATGAGGAGCTCGACGCTATGCTTCCTGGTCCTGACGAGGGATACAAGATTCTCGAGCCTCCCCCGGGATATGCCCCTACCCGGGCGCCCACGCACAAGCTGGCAgtgccaccaacaccacagaCAGGCTTCATGATGCAGGATCCTGAGAGCACACGTCTCTCTGGGCAAGCAGTTCCAAGGGAAATCCCCGGTGTTGGTGATCTTCAGTTTTTCAAGCCTGAGGACATGGCGTACTTTGGCAAGCTCACAGACGGGTCCAATGAAGACGATCTGACTGTCGAAgagctgaaggagaggaagatcATGCGCCTGTTGTTGAAGGTCAAGAACGGTACTCCCCCGATGAGGAAGACTGCACTCAGGCAGCTCACAGATAATGCTCGAAACTTCGGTGCCGGACCCCTCTTCAACCAGATTCTCCCGCTACTCATGGAGAAAACCCTTGAGGACCAGGAACGCCATCTTCTTGTCAAGGTTATTGACCGTATCCTTTACAAGCTGGATGATCTGGTTCGGCCCTATGTCCACAAGATCTTGGTCGTCATTGAGCCATTGCTCATTGACCAGGACTATTATGCACGAGTCGAAGGTCGCGAGATTATTTCTAACCTCAGCAAAGCCGCTGGCCTCGCGACCATGATCAGTGTCATGCGGCCCGATATCGATCACGTAGATGAATACGTACGAAACACAACTGCCAGAGCGTTTGCTGTGgtggcctcggccttgggTATTCCGGCCCTGCTGCCATTCTTGGGAGCCGTGTGCCGCAGCAAGAAGTCGTGGCAGGCGCGCCATACCGGTGTGAAGATTGTCCAGCAGATTCCCATCTTGATGGGCTGTGCAGTGTTGCCACACCTGAAGCAGCTCGTAGACTGCATTGGGCCCAACCTCAACGATGAGCAGACCAAGGTACGGACAGTCACCAGTTTGGCCATTGCTGCTCTTGCCGAAGCCTCCAACCCATATGGTATTGAGAGCTTCGATGATATCCTCAATCCCCTGTGGACGGGAGCTCGCAAGCAACGAGGCAAGGGCCTGGCGGGGTTCCTCAAGGCCGTCGGCtacatcatccccctcatgGACGAGGACTACGCAAACTACTACACAAGTCAGATTATGGAGATTCTCTTGCGAGAGTTTGCCTCGCCAgatgaggagatgaagaaggtCGTGCTCAAGGTCATCTCTCAGTGCGCCGCGACGGATGGTGTCACAGCTGGTTATCTCAAGGAACATGTATTGGACGACTTCTTTAAGAGCTTCTGGGTACGGCGCATGGCTTTGGATAAGCGCAACTACCGTCAAGTGGTTGAGACCACGGTCGATATCGGCCAAAAGGTCGGTGTCAGTGAGATTCTCGAGAGAATCGTGGTCAACCTCAAGGACGAAAGCGAAGCCTACCGGAAAATGACTGTTGAGACAGTGGAGAAGATAGTAGCCTCTCTGGGTGCGGCAGACATTGGCGAGCGGTTGGAAGAGAGACTTGTCGATGGTATCCTGCACGCCTTCCAAGAGCAAAGCGTTGAAGATATTATCATGCTCAACGGTTTTGGCTCCGTGGTCAATGCTCTGGGCACTCGCTGCAAGCCATACCTCCCCCAGATCGTCAGCACAATTCTCTGGCGTCTCAACAACAAGTCTGCCACAGTTCGCCAGCAAGCTGCTGATCTTGTTTCCAGAATTGCCATGGTGATGAAGCAATGCGGCGAAGACGCTTTGATGGGCAAGCTCGGTGTTGTTCTTTACGAATACCTCGGTGAAGAATATCCTGAAGTTCTCGGCTCCATCCTTGGTGCTCTGAGGTCCATTGTGACTGTGGTGGGCATCAGCCAAATGCAGCCACCCATCAAGGACCTCTTGCCACGCCTCACACCCATCCTGCGCAACCGACATGAGAAAGTCCAGGAAAACACCATTGACCTGGTCGGCCGTATCGCCGACCGCGGACCGGAAAGTGTCAATGCTCGCGAGTGGATGAGAATCTGTTTTGAGCTGTTGGATATGCTCAAAGCCCACAAAAAGGGCATCCGTCGCGCGGCCAACAACACGTTCGGCTTCATCGCCAAAGCCATCGGCCCCCAGGACGTGTTGGCCACCCTTCTTAACAACCTCAGAGTGCAGGAGCGTCAGTCACGTGTCAATACCGCCGTTGCCATTGGTATCGTTGCCGAGACTTGCGCTCCTTTCACTGTCCTCCCTGCCTTGATGAACGAGTACCGGGTGCCGGAACTCAACGTCCAGAACGGTGTTCTCAAGTCGCTCTCTTTCCTCTTTGAGTATATCGGCGAAATGGCCAAGGACTACGTCTACGCTGTTGCACCCCTCTTGGAGGATGCCCTCATCGACCGTGACCAAGTCCATCGGCAAACTGCCGCTTCAGTCGTCAAGCATATTGCGCTGGGCGTGGTAGGGTTGGGGTGTGAAGATGCCATGGTTCACTTGCTGAACTTGCTGTATCCTAATCTGTTTGAGACGAGCCCGCACGTCATTGACAGGATTGTCGAAGCGATTGAAgcggtgaggatggcggtggggCCGGGGTTGGTGCTGAATTATGTCTGGGCTGGGCTTTTCCATCCAgcgaggaaggtgaggacGCCGTATTGGAGGTTGTATAATGATGCGTATGTGCAGGCTGCGGATGCGATGGTGCCGTATTATCCTAatttggcggaggagggggttgataggggggagttggcGATTGTTTTGTAA
- a CDS encoding uncharacterized protein (EggNog:ENOG503P2ZZ; COG:S) produces MSSSSRCSLYAELLANIRQISLVASLTSPSDASTRVAVAADGSTVELTHHGEVHKISLPAKIPLGSTLLPIDQRQNGTTALSWRLPLGGTVPHPHLSSDTPAWSATDFDVGVQVACRNCNTVVVEEGTVKVWKDLPSENWAEMMEFWHCHKPDHHHEDGHEHGHSRDEHFGKADEKSLAARGYGASSIISAQPGVGFVDLTTILFTERDCQNITYSNSAFEQGSLNRQDLPLTNNRSLNVFCSSCHSQLGFYVFRTAAVTLLKWQMSCKSASGSAPGITECLAATIISTISRSASSKSLIMPINETESEVKQTVIYAWVLNANIVYSSSNGALGRPAIKLLYQKIPREEADKMLEAVTCEAQEINLPAIAIEKVVEHLDESNWLLPEKERVFREWRVGLLTR; encoded by the exons ATGTCATCTTCCAGTCGCTGCTCGCTTTACGCAGAGCTGCTAGCCAATATCCGCCAAATTTCACTGGTCGCTTCTCTCACATCGCCCAGTGATGCCTCCACCAGAGTTGCTGTGGCTGCTGACGGAAGCACCGTCGAGTTGACACATCATGGCGAGGTTCACAAAATCAGTTTGCCTGCCAAGATACCTCTTGGCAGTACACTCCTTCCCATCGATCAGAGGCAAAACGGGACCACGGCTCTGTCATGGCGATTGCCACTTGGTGGCACGGTTCCCCATCCGCATCTCTCTTCTGATACCCCCGCCTGGTCAGCGACAGACTTCGACGTCGGCGTCCAGGTCGCTTGCAGGAATTGCAATACCGTcgttgtggaggagggtacAGTAAAGGTCTGGAAAGACTTGCCAAGTGAGAACTGGGCCGAGATGATGGAATTCTGGCATTGTCACAAGCCGGATCACCATCATGAGGATGGACACGAGCACGGGCATTCCCGTGATGAGCACTTTGGCAAGGCAGATGAAAAGAGCCTGGCTGCTCGAGGCTATGGGGCTTCGTCCATCATCTCAGCTCAACCAGGTGTCGGTTTTGTTGACTTGACAACGATCCTCTTTACCGAACGCGATTGCCAGAATATCACG TACTCAAACTCAGCCTTTGAGCAAGGGTCATTAAATAGACAAGATCTGCCATTGACCAACAACCGCAGCTTGAATGTTTTTTGCTCTTCCTGCCACTCTCAACTCGGCTTCTACGTCTTTCGGACAGCAGCTGTCACCCTTTTGAAGTGGCAGATGTCTTGCAAGTCCGCATCTGGTTCAGCACCAGGCATCACTGAGTGCCTGGCCGCGACtatcatctccaccatctcgcGATCTGCCTCGTCAAAGTCGctcatcatgcccatcaaTGAGACAGAATCGGAAGTCAAACAGACGGTGATTTACGCGTGGGTGCTCAACGCTAATATTGTGTACTCATCGAGTAATGGGGCGTTGGGAAGACCAGCTATCAAGCTGTTGTATCAGAAGATACCGCGAGAGGAAGCGGACAAGATGTTGGAGGCGGTGACGTGTGAGGCGCAGGAGATCAACCTGCCGGCGATCGCTATTGAGAAGGTGGTCGAGCATTTGGATGAGAGTAACTGGTTGTTACCGGAGAAGGAAAGGGTGTTTAGGGAGTGGagggtggggttgttgacgagaTGA
- the OGG1 gene encoding 8-oxoguanine glycosylase ogg1 (EggNog:ENOG503NWHV; COG:L; BUSCO:EOG092628HC), whose amino-acid sequence MASEWRKLPLSLAELCIDTTLRCGQSFRWRKINNEWHCVLSNRLITLTQSPTHLSYKSTLPAINPPPHETTLPILQSYLSLGVPLTQLYTQWSATDPNFARRCSSFTGIRILNQDAWETLISFICSSNNNISRISSMVNNLCLHYGPYITTISGEPFHDFPSPEALSGPDVESHLRSLGFGYRAKYIADTAQIISQQRPKGWLDQIRNPAVPPADNPQFQPGEKPTYRKAHEALLELTGVGPKVSDCVCLMGLGWWESVPIDTHVWQIAQRDYNFGGKSKSKTFTKGMYESVGDHFRNIWGEYAGWAQSVLFTANLKSFAEQAKTGKKGKKEEEEDKENADVVVKKEKVVKQEVARVVKNEELTVSSTRKRKAVKEEESQQRDEDVKMEDVMDGLTLSSQVSQVSTTSTTTRRVSKRIKARESQ is encoded by the exons ATGGCCTCCGAATGGCGAAAATTACCCCTGAGCCTAGCCGAGCTCTGTATCGACACAACCCTTCGCTGTGGAC AATCCTTCCGCTGGCGTAAAATAAACAATGAATGGCACTGCGTCCTCTCCAACCGCCTCATCACCCTGACCCAATCCCCAACTCACCTCTCATACaaatccaccctccccgccatcaacccacccccacatgaaaccaccctccccatcttaCAATCCtacctctccctcggcgtTCCACTCACCCAGCTCTACACCCAATGGTCCGCCACCGACCCCAACTTCGCTCGGcgctgctcctccttcaccggcATCCGCATTTTAAACCAAGACGCCTGGGAAaccctcatctccttcatctgcagttccaacaacaacatctccCGAATCAGCTCCATGGTGAACAACCTCTGCCTCCACTACGGCCCTTACATCACCACCATATCAGGGGAACCTTTCCATGACTTCCCCTCACCAGAAGCCCTCTCCGGACCAGACGTTGAATCCCACCTCCGCTCTCTCGGATTTGGCTACCGCGCCAAATACATCGCCGATACCGCGCAAATCATCTCTCAGCAACGACCAAAAGGGTGGTTGGATCAAATTCGCAACCCGGCCGTACCACCAGCGGATAACCCCCAGTTTCAACCTGGGGAGAAGCCCACTTATCGCAAGGCACATGAGGCATTGCTTGAACTAACAGGTGTTGGACCCAAAGTGTCTGATTGTGTTTgtttgatggggttggggtggtgggaatcTGTTCCAATCGATACGCACGTCTGGCAGATCGCACAGCGAGATTACAATTTCGGTGGAAAGTCCAAAAGCAAAACTTTTACGAAGGGGATGTATGAGAGTGTAGGGGATCATTTCAGGAACATCTGGGGGGAGTACGCGGGCTGGGCGCAGAGTGTTCTTTTCACTGCTAACCTCAAGTCGTTTGCTGAGCAGGCGAAGacgggaaagaaggggaagaaagaagaggaagaggacaagGAAAATGCCGACGTGgttgtgaagaaggagaaggtggtaAAGCAAGAAGTGGCAAGAGTGGTGAAAAATGAGGAGTTGACGGTTTCGAGcacgagaaaaagaaaggctgtcaaggaggaggagtcgcaGCAAAGGGATGAAGATGTCAAAATGGAGGATGTAATGGATGGGTTGACGCTTAGCTCGCAGGTGTCGCAGGTTTCGACGACGAGTACGACGACCAGAAGGGTGAGTAAGAGGATAAAGGCGAGGGAAAGTCaatga
- a CDS encoding uncharacterized protein (COG:A; EggNog:ENOG503NUP9), with translation MNGDNYSSRDSGRYGSSRDHQSSRRDRDDRRDRGDPRDSRGSRRRSRSPPDYRSGGRSRRDEGAGGGDVDAYSSSRSHRDREREDRYTGGRDRRGGDRGGDREWDRDRGGRSRRDDDDGRRERRGERPDRDVIDDRRGGGRRGGGDRDADRERERERRRSASPPPKKREPTPDLTDIVPILERRRRLTQWDIKPPGYDNVTAEQAKLSGMFPLPGAPRQQAMDPTKLQAFMSQPGGAVNSAALKPTNSRQAKRLILSNIPASATDDSIVNFFNLQLNGLNVIEQTDPCLLCNISPDRSFAMLEFRNNTDATVALALDGITMEADDHQANGNGAAATGLKIRRPKDYIVPAIVEDPNYDPDSSVPSTNVVDGPNKISVTNIPPYLTEDQVMELLVSFGKLKSFVFVKDNGTQEPRGIAFLEYADSSVTDVAISGLNNMMLGEKALKVQKASIGITQVSGELSVNAMSMLAGTTPSDNDAGRVLQLLNMVTADELMDNDDYEEIRDDVQEECEKFGKILSLKIPRPVGGSRQSAGVGKIFIKFENHEAANKALRALAGRKFADRTVVTTYFPEENFDVNAW, from the exons ATGAACGGAGATAACTACTCCTCCAgag ACAGTGGCCGTTACGGCTCATCTCGCGATCATCAG TCCTCCAGACGTGATCGCGACGATAGACGCGACCGTGGTGACCCCCGCGACAGCAGAGGTAGCAGGAGACGGTCCAGATCCCCACCAGATTATCGTAGCGGCGGTAGATCTCGTCGCGACGAAGGTGCTGGCGGCGGAGATGTCGACGCATATTCTTCCAGCCGAAGCCATCGTGATAGAGAGCGCGAGGACCGATACACTGGAGGACGGGATCGCCGAGGAGGGGACCGTGGCGGTGATAGGGAATGGGACCGGGACAGAGGTGGCAGAAGCAGGcgtgacgacgacgatgggaGACGCGAGCGCCGCGGGGAGCGCCCTGATCGGGATGTTATCGACGATCgccggggtggtggaagacgCGGTGGTGGCGATAGGGACGCCGacagagagagggaaagggaacgCCGTCGCAGTGCATCGCCGCCCCCCAAGAAGCGCGAACCCACTCCCGACTTGACCGATATCGTGCCGATCCTCGAACGCAGACGACGTCTTACACAATGGGATATCAAACCACCCGGATACGACAATGTCACGGCCGAACAAGCCAAGCTTTCGGGCATGTTCCCGCTTCCAGGAGCCCCCAGACAGCAGGCCATGGATCCAACGAAGTTGCAGGCCTTCATGAGCCAGCCAGGTGGAGCGGTCAATAGCGCTGCTCTCAAGCCCACGAACTCCCGCCAGGCCAAGCGCTTGATTCTGTCAAATATCCCCGCCTCAGCAACTGACGACAGCATCGTCAACTTCTTTAACCTACAGCTCAACGGCTTGAACGTCATTGAGCAGACGGACCCATGCCTTCTCTGCAACATCTCCCCAGACCGGTCGTTTGCTATGCTTGAGTTCCGCAACAATACAGATGCGACGGTGGCGCTGGCTCTCGACGGCATCACGATGGAAGCTGATGATCACCAGGCGAACGGAAACGGTGCTGCGGCCACAGGGTTGAAGATCCGTCGGCCGAAGGATTACATTGTCCCTGCGATCGTGGAGGACCCCAACTATGACCCCGACTCCAGTGTGCCATCAACcaatgttgttgatggcccGAACAAGATCAGTGTTACCAACATCCCTCCTTATCTCACCGAAGATCAGGTTATGGAGCTTCTCGTTAGCTTTGGCAAGCTCAAGTCGTTTGTGTTTGTGAAGGATAACGGCACACAAGAGCCAAGG GGCATTGCGTTCTTGGAGTACGCCGATTCCAGCGTCACGGATGTTGCAATCAGTGGTCTCAACAACATGATGCTTGGAGAGAAGGCGCTCAAGGTTCAGAAGGCCAGCATTGGCATCACCCAGGTTTCTGGTGAACTTAGTGTCAACGCCATGTCTATGCTTGCTGGTACTACTCCCTCGGACAATGACGCCGGTAGAGTCCTCCAGCTCCTAAATATGGTCACTGCGGATGAGCTCATGGATAACGATGATTACGAAG AAATTCGTGATGATGTACAAGAGGAGTGCGAGAAGTTTGGCAagatcctctccctcaagatTCCTCGGCCGGTCGGTGGCAGCCGACAGTCAGCCGGCGTGGGCAAGATCTTCATCAAGTTCGAGAACCATGAAGCTGCCAACAAGGCTCTTCGGGCTTTGGCCGGGCGGAAGTTCGCTGACCGGACTGTGGTGACGACATATTTCCCCGAG GAGAATTTCGATGTTAATGCGTGGTAA
- the RPS13 gene encoding ribosomal 40S subunit protein S13 (BUSCO:EOG0926514P; EggNog:ENOG503P1R2; COG:J) — MGRLHSKGKGISASAIPYSRNPPAWLKTTPEQVVDQICKLAKKGATPSQIGVILRDSHGVAQTKVVTGNKILRILKSNGLAPALPEDLFSLIKKAVAVRKHLERNRKDKDGKFRLILIESRIHRLARYYKTVGVLPPTWKYESSTASTLVG; from the exons ATGGGTCGTCTTCACTCCAAGGGAAAGGGCATTTCTGCCTCCGCCATCCCCTACTCCCGCAACCCCCCCGCCTGGCTCAAGACCACCCCCGAGCAGGTCGTTGATCAGATTTGCAAGCTCGCCAAGAAGGGTGCTACCCCCTCCCAGATCGGTGTCATCCTCCGTGACTCCCACGGCGTTGCCCAGACCAAGGTCGTTACTG GCAACAAGATCCTCCGTATCCTCAAGAGCAACG GCCTTGCCCCCGCTCTTCCTGAGGATCTCTTC TCCCTGATCAAGAAGGCTGTCGCTGTCCGCAAGCACCTTGAGCGCAACCgcaaggacaaggacggcAAGTTCCGCCTTATTCTCATCGAGTCCCGTATCCACCGTTTGGCCCGTTACTACAAGACCGTCGGTgttctcccccccacctGGAAGTACGAGTCCTCTACTGCCAGCACCCTCGTCGGTTAA
- the SDC1 gene encoding COMPASS (complex proteins associated with Set1p) component (EggNog:ENOG503P8ID; COG:K) — translation MADQQQPPLPEATNGLVNPSIDTPMTDAPSAPLPPKQQQQQQQQQQPPPLPHSSTPTPRTTTPIPLPHIPGFTAPATASNSRATSVHPPEQQATVPPPTNTTAQTTTIPMPSEPPLHGAPVRQYINSKITGVLLEGMKLVAREQPKDPLRVLGEYLLQRSNVIEQQGGQKGE, via the exons ATGGcagatcaacaacaacctcctctcccagaAGCCACAAATGGCCTTGTCAACCCATCAATCGACACCCCCATGACCGATGCGCCATCAGCCCCA ctccctcccaagcagcagcagcagcaacagcaacaacagcaaccccctcCGCTTCCCCACAGCAGCACCCCAACACCCcgaacaaccaccccaatccctctcccccacatCCCAGGCTTCACCgcgccagcaacagcctccAACTCGCGCGCAACCTCCGTTCACCCACCAGAACAACAAGCTACtgtcccccctccaaccaacaccaccgctcaAACAACTACCATCCCGATGCCCTCTGAACCCCCTCTCCACGGCGCGCCAGTTAGGCAGTACATCAACTCCAAGATCACGGGTGTTTTGCTGGAGGGTATGAAGCTCGTTGCCAGGGAGCA ACCAAAAGACCCATTGAGAGTCCTGGGGGAGTATCTCCTCCAGAGAAGCAACGTGATTGAGCAGCAGGGAGGGCAAAAGGGGGAGTAG